One region of Brachyhypopomus gauderio isolate BG-103 chromosome 9, BGAUD_0.2, whole genome shotgun sequence genomic DNA includes:
- the LOC143523496 gene encoding TOG array regulator of axonemal microtubules protein 2-like: MLSKHDCKVNLYALEALQKIITLLRDNLVQVVYILVPAIVDNHLNSKNNAIYMATIGAIQALINNLELVRELYPCKPQLVEQKVLPLLWYLLGTSSNSGTVHGRGRSVRGATVHLCQALHAHMGPALLDCAASQPSNIRKSLREFVKNLPIN, encoded by the exons atgctttcaaagcacgactgcaaggttaacctctatgccttggaggccttacagaagataatcacactgctcagagacaacctggtccaagtggtctacatcttagtcccagctatagtggacaatcacctcaactccaagaataacgccatctacatggcaacaataggtgccattcaagctctcatcaataaccttg agctggttagggaactctacccctgcaagccacaactggttgagcagaaggtgcttcctctgctctggtacctcctggggacctccagcaacagtggtacggtccacgggaggggtagaagcgtgagaggggccactgtccacctatgccaagcccttcatgcccacatgggtccggcgctgctggactgcgctgcttcccaaccttccaatatccgcaagagcctaagagagtttgtgaagaacctcccgatcaactga
- the LOC143522561 gene encoding uncharacterized protein LOC143522561 isoform X3 translates to MVVLKPKPGATTASGVRSTLFKGYSGELPHPATLNHGPVYAGIKADSLPLICTMNISPDKPLVDSIFGKVQVGSVLSYQQPPPPSDSVVIHEDAPPFPSLPLECYHLSPPEYSFVPTHQEQLHLSSLSVTLSQSHLIEEATRSQSATPEWHSLRRERVTASHFREVSHVRGPGAAESLAERIIRGTRQTAHMKRGLEMETGALKDYAVLKNLNLTKCGLVIHPDASWLGASPDGLVYDTLERPSFGLVEIKCPNAQSYVDCKFLKVAQGLHKLKESHCYYWQIQFQLLITGMQWCDLVICAHDDIFVQRV, encoded by the exons atggttgtcctaaagccaaaaccaggtgctactacagccagtggagttag aagtacacttttcaagggctacagcggtgagctcccacacccggccaccctcaatcatggaccagtctacgctggaatcaaagcagattctcttccactcatctgcacaatgaacatctcgcctgacaagccacttgtggactccatctttgggaaggtacaagttggcagtgtactgtcctatcaacaaccaccacctccatctgacagtgttgtcatacatgaggatgcacccccattcccgagtctgccactagaatgttaccatctaagcccacctgaatattcatttgtgccaacacaccaagaacagctacacctaagctcactttctgtgaccttgtcacaatcacaccttattgaggaggcaacaagatcccaaagtgctacacctgagtggcattcacttaggagagaaagagtgactgcctcacatttcagagaggtgagccacgttagaggtccaggtgctgcagaaagcctggcagaaaggataatccgagggacacgacaaacagcacatatgaagagaggacttgaaatggaaacaggggccttaaaggactatgcagttctgaaaaacttgaacttgaccaagtgtgggctagtgattcatccagatgcatcttggctgggtgcatcacctgatggacttgtgtatgacacacttgagcgtccatcatttgggcttgttgaaattaagtgcccaaatgcacaaagctatgtagactgcaaattcctcaaagtggcacaaggcctacacaaattgaaggagagccattgttattattggcaaatccagttccagttattgattactggtatgcagtggtgtgatttagttatctgtgcccatgatgatatctttgtgcagcgagtttag
- the LOC143522561 gene encoding uncharacterized protein LOC143522561 isoform X2: protein MGVKPGPVDAMVVLKPKPGATTASGVRSTLFKGYSGELPHPATLNHGPVYAGIKADSLPLICTMNISPDKPLVDSIFGKVQVGSVLSYQQPPPPSDSVVIHEDAPPFPSLPLECYHLSPPEYSFVPTHQEQLHLSSLSVTLSQSHLIEEATRSQSATPEWHSLRRERVTASHFREVSHVRGPGAAESLAERIIRGTRQTAHMKRGLEMETGALKDYAVLKNLNLTKCGLVIHPDASWLGASPDGLVYDTLERPSFGLVEIKCPNAQSYVDCKFLKVAQGLHKLKESHCYYWQIQFQLLITGMQWCDLVICAHDDIFVQRV from the exons atg ggggtgaagcctggacccgtggatgccatggttgtcctaaagccaaaaccaggtgctactacagccagtggagttag aagtacacttttcaagggctacagcggtgagctcccacacccggccaccctcaatcatggaccagtctacgctggaatcaaagcagattctcttccactcatctgcacaatgaacatctcgcctgacaagccacttgtggactccatctttgggaaggtacaagttggcagtgtactgtcctatcaacaaccaccacctccatctgacagtgttgtcatacatgaggatgcacccccattcccgagtctgccactagaatgttaccatctaagcccacctgaatattcatttgtgccaacacaccaagaacagctacacctaagctcactttctgtgaccttgtcacaatcacaccttattgaggaggcaacaagatcccaaagtgctacacctgagtggcattcacttaggagagaaagagtgactgcctcacatttcagagaggtgagccacgttagaggtccaggtgctgcagaaagcctggcagaaaggataatccgagggacacgacaaacagcacatatgaagagaggacttgaaatggaaacaggggccttaaaggactatgcagttctgaaaaacttgaacttgaccaagtgtgggctagtgattcatccagatgcatcttggctgggtgcatcacctgatggacttgtgtatgacacacttgagcgtccatcatttgggcttgttgaaattaagtgcccaaatgcacaaagctatgtagactgcaaattcctcaaagtggcacaaggcctacacaaattgaaggagagccattgttattattggcaaatccagttccagttattgattactggtatgcagtggtgtgatttagttatctgtgcccatgatgatatctttgtgcagcgagtttag
- the LOC143522561 gene encoding uncharacterized protein LOC143522561 isoform X1, translated as MSWPSLNSQGACWSSRNLPSTMCVVLSEHQVQRHRVNLKRVSSSTFHPTSAILKGVKPGPVDAMVVLKPKPGATTASGVRSTLFKGYSGELPHPATLNHGPVYAGIKADSLPLICTMNISPDKPLVDSIFGKVQVGSVLSYQQPPPPSDSVVIHEDAPPFPSLPLECYHLSPPEYSFVPTHQEQLHLSSLSVTLSQSHLIEEATRSQSATPEWHSLRRERVTASHFREVSHVRGPGAAESLAERIIRGTRQTAHMKRGLEMETGALKDYAVLKNLNLTKCGLVIHPDASWLGASPDGLVYDTLERPSFGLVEIKCPNAQSYVDCKFLKVAQGLHKLKESHCYYWQIQFQLLITGMQWCDLVICAHDDIFVQRV; from the exons atgtcatggccgagtctaaattcacaaggtgcctgttggagttcccgaaatttaccgtcaacgatgtgcgtcgtattgtcagagcatcaagtacaacgacacagagtcaacttgaaaagggtttcaagttctacgtttcatcctacctctgcaattttgaag ggggtgaagcctggacccgtggatgccatggttgtcctaaagccaaaaccaggtgctactacagccagtggagttag aagtacacttttcaagggctacagcggtgagctcccacacccggccaccctcaatcatggaccagtctacgctggaatcaaagcagattctcttccactcatctgcacaatgaacatctcgcctgacaagccacttgtggactccatctttgggaaggtacaagttggcagtgtactgtcctatcaacaaccaccacctccatctgacagtgttgtcatacatgaggatgcacccccattcccgagtctgccactagaatgttaccatctaagcccacctgaatattcatttgtgccaacacaccaagaacagctacacctaagctcactttctgtgaccttgtcacaatcacaccttattgaggaggcaacaagatcccaaagtgctacacctgagtggcattcacttaggagagaaagagtgactgcctcacatttcagagaggtgagccacgttagaggtccaggtgctgcagaaagcctggcagaaaggataatccgagggacacgacaaacagcacatatgaagagaggacttgaaatggaaacaggggccttaaaggactatgcagttctgaaaaacttgaacttgaccaagtgtgggctagtgattcatccagatgcatcttggctgggtgcatcacctgatggacttgtgtatgacacacttgagcgtccatcatttgggcttgttgaaattaagtgcccaaatgcacaaagctatgtagactgcaaattcctcaaagtggcacaaggcctacacaaattgaaggagagccattgttattattggcaaatccagttccagttattgattactggtatgcagtggtgtgatttagttatctgtgcccatgatgatatctttgtgcagcgagtttag